Proteins encoded within one genomic window of Haladaptatus sp. QDMS2:
- a CDS encoding thioredoxin family protein produces MDTTRRRFLATAGLATVGALAGCTGGSREAALTLDTLAVGSLDGGPLRVQPTDRPVLLDFFATWCAPCKPQMSDLAEIRSRYGPDRLHMLSITWERDAEVVRAFWEEYGGTWPTALDPDVQTGEHYGVSNLPTLLVFTADGEEVWRHVGLASLQAIDDAVRRAGVA; encoded by the coding sequence ATGGACACAACCCGGCGACGATTTCTCGCGACCGCCGGGCTCGCCACAGTGGGTGCGCTCGCAGGCTGTACCGGTGGGTCGCGAGAGGCTGCCCTGACGCTCGATACGCTCGCGGTCGGGTCACTCGACGGTGGCCCGCTCCGCGTCCAGCCGACGGACCGACCAGTGTTGCTCGATTTCTTCGCAACCTGGTGTGCGCCGTGTAAGCCCCAGATGAGTGACTTAGCCGAGATACGCAGTCGCTACGGCCCAGACCGCCTCCACATGCTGTCGATAACGTGGGAACGCGACGCGGAGGTCGTTCGAGCCTTCTGGGAAGAGTACGGCGGCACGTGGCCGACGGCGCTCGACCCGGACGTGCAAACCGGTGAGCACTACGGGGTCAGTAACCTCCCGACGCTCCTCGTGTTCACTGCCGATGGCGAAGAAGTCTGGCGACACGTCGGCCTCGCCAGTCTGCAAGCTATCGACGACGCCGTCCGCCGCGCCGGAGTCGCGTGA
- a CDS encoding cytochrome c biogenesis CcdA family protein, giving the protein MVLEDLRLGFAFTAGVLTFFAPCSYPLLPGYVAYYLGSGDDAPQSTGRRLQQAVLVGSLVSAGFFLVYAALVGLVVAVGTQAFTNISLLELVVGSLLVFLGGAMALGKTPTRLHLTIQLPARTRSSTGFVLFGVVYAGAAAGCTAPLFIAVSLSALAAGPSTAVVTLAAYAAGMSVLMILVTALSALGRETLLRRLSRNVRGVTRAAGVLLVLAGLLQIYLFLFEFDGLRILGLG; this is encoded by the coding sequence ATGGTTCTCGAAGACCTGCGACTCGGTTTCGCCTTCACCGCGGGCGTGCTCACCTTCTTCGCCCCGTGTTCGTACCCGCTGCTCCCCGGCTACGTCGCCTACTATCTCGGCAGTGGAGACGACGCTCCGCAGTCGACTGGACGACGGCTCCAGCAAGCGGTGCTCGTCGGGTCACTCGTGAGTGCCGGCTTCTTTCTCGTCTACGCCGCGCTCGTCGGCCTCGTGGTCGCCGTCGGGACGCAGGCGTTCACCAACATCTCTCTCCTCGAACTCGTCGTCGGGAGTTTGCTCGTATTTCTCGGCGGAGCGATGGCCCTCGGAAAGACGCCAACTCGCCTCCACCTGACGATACAACTGCCAGCGCGAACGCGGTCTTCGACCGGGTTCGTCCTGTTCGGCGTCGTGTACGCGGGGGCCGCCGCCGGATGCACAGCCCCACTGTTCATCGCCGTCTCGCTGTCCGCGCTGGCTGCTGGACCCTCCACTGCCGTCGTGACCCTCGCCGCCTACGCCGCCGGGATGAGCGTGCTCATGATTCTCGTGACCGCGCTCTCCGCTCTCGGACGCGAGACATTACTTCGCCGTCTCTCGCGTAACGTTCGCGGAGTCACCCGCGCAGCGGGCGTCCTGCTGGTGCTCGCCGGCCTCCTGCAAATTTACCTGTTCCTGTTCGAATTCGATGGTCTGCGCATCCTCGGCCTCGGGTGA
- a CDS encoding PH domain-containing protein, with amino-acid sequence MKLSPLSIPYRLLRVASGFVWVLIFAGFGSVSMFGMSVGTAVLAGLFGLGFLVLVGYQVRYYQRFEYRLTADSLDITSGVLSRTNREIPLRRIQNVDIHRNLIQRALDIAEVRVETAGGSSTEAHLRYVSTDAARRLVNEVGRLKRGAVDDTEEAPASTLLYEISSRELALLGLVSLDLRFVPILTVAVPVVVPSLSRFIVTDPVTGFILAAPLGIIALIVLSVVTSGAAAIANYYGFRLSRANGDLRYERGLLQRYDGTIPLDKVQTLTIRENLVQRLVDHATLGVETAGYAPGQGTTLGSEAAVPLAPKDRVVSLAQTIEPFGDPTFERPPKRARQRYAVRYTLALLALTGVLFAVIRFSGFEIGWWVPLLGIPLTPVAAHYQWKNRGYALTDDYVLTQAGFWVRTTKIVPYYRVQTVATSASIFQRYRDLATLTVDTAGARSIIGSNARALDIDAATAATLRDVVADRLQASLRARRVRG; translated from the coding sequence ATGAAACTCAGTCCGCTTTCGATTCCCTACCGGCTTCTGCGGGTCGCGAGCGGGTTCGTCTGGGTTCTCATCTTCGCCGGATTCGGGTCCGTCTCGATGTTCGGGATGAGCGTCGGCACCGCAGTTCTGGCGGGACTGTTCGGCCTCGGCTTCCTCGTCCTCGTCGGGTATCAAGTTCGCTACTATCAGCGCTTCGAGTATCGACTCACCGCGGACTCACTCGACATCACCTCGGGGGTCCTCTCCCGGACGAACCGGGAGATTCCGCTCCGGCGCATCCAGAACGTCGATATTCACCGCAACCTGATTCAACGCGCCCTCGACATCGCCGAAGTTCGGGTCGAAACCGCAGGCGGGAGTTCGACCGAAGCGCACCTGCGCTACGTGAGCACCGACGCGGCACGACGTCTCGTTAACGAGGTCGGTCGGTTGAAACGCGGCGCTGTGGACGACACAGAAGAAGCCCCTGCCTCGACGCTCCTCTACGAAATTTCGTCGCGAGAACTCGCCCTCCTCGGTCTCGTCTCGCTCGATTTACGATTCGTGCCCATTCTCACCGTAGCCGTGCCGGTCGTCGTCCCCTCCCTTTCGCGATTCATCGTGACCGACCCTGTCACCGGGTTCATCCTCGCCGCTCCGCTCGGCATCATCGCCCTCATCGTGCTCTCGGTCGTCACCAGCGGGGCCGCGGCCATCGCGAACTACTACGGTTTCCGCCTGTCGCGGGCGAACGGCGACCTGCGGTACGAACGAGGCCTGCTCCAGCGCTACGACGGGACGATTCCCCTCGACAAGGTGCAGACGCTCACGATTCGAGAGAATCTGGTTCAGCGACTCGTCGACCACGCCACGCTCGGTGTCGAGACGGCCGGGTACGCACCGGGACAGGGAACGACTCTCGGGTCTGAGGCGGCCGTCCCGCTCGCACCGAAAGACCGCGTCGTATCGCTCGCCCAGACAATCGAACCCTTTGGTGACCCGACGTTCGAGCGACCGCCGAAACGCGCCCGACAGCGGTACGCCGTGCGGTACACGCTCGCGTTGCTGGCGTTGACCGGCGTGCTGTTTGCCGTCATTCGATTTTCTGGATTTGAAATCGGATGGTGGGTGCCGTTGCTCGGCATTCCGCTTACGCCAGTCGCAGCCCACTACCAGTGGAAGAACCGGGGTTACGCGCTCACAGACGACTACGTCCTCACGCAGGCTGGGTTCTGGGTTCGAACGACGAAAATCGTCCCATACTATCGCGTTCAGACGGTGGCGACGAGCGCGTCCATCTTCCAGCGCTATCGCGACCTAGCCACGCTCACGGTGGACACCGCGGGCGCTCGGAGCATCATCGGCAGCAACGCCCGTGCCCTCGACATCGACGCGGCGACGGCTGCGACGCTCAGAGACGTGGTCGCAGACCGACTCCAGGCCTCGCTGCGAGCGCGACGAGTTCGCGGGTAG